Part of the Manis javanica isolate MJ-LG chromosome 9, MJ_LKY, whole genome shotgun sequence genome, TGTAGTCGACCCTTAAACAATTTGGGTATGCATTGCACGGGTCTActtatatgtgcatttttttcatttggaacattctttggagatttgtgacaatttggaaagacattttctttagtttactttattgtaagaatatagtacatAATACTGCAaagataatacatataacatgcaaaatatatgttaattgttATTGGTAAAGCTTCTGATCAATAGTAGGTCAATAGTGGATAAGTTTTGGGAGATTCTAAAGTTATgtatggattttcaactgtgtagGGGTCAGTACCCCTAACCCAGGAGTTGTACAAGGGTCAGCTGTAGTTGGTGCCTGTCACATTGTGGCATGAAAGCCTTTCTCAACTGTACCAGCTTGCTGTCTCTTTTCTGAAATCCTTTGTGCTTCTTATATGGACCCTTTATTTAGCTTGTTTCAGAGACAGATTTTAAAGCGAGTCACATGAGAAGTTCGTATGTGTGCAGGCTGAGGGAATGTTGAGTGGCTGATGGTGGTGGAGCGGGTAGAGCAGGGCCTCTCACGTGGTCCTGGGCTTGTGGCCACAGTGTTGCCCATGGGGACCCTTAAGCTTGCAGGGTCCTAAGCCCCACTTAGACCGACTGAATCAGAATCCTGGAAAGCTGTACAAAGAATCTTGATGTGTTTCTTGTGTACATGAATAAGCTGAAAACCAGCTGTTCTAGAGGGTCTAGTTAATGAAAATTGGGTTGGAGGCAGGTGGGTTTGGAGGCTTTAATGTTATAGGTTTTCCTCTTCTTACTAATTCCTCTAATAACATAGTTAAATGATGTAAGTTAATTTTTAGCTTTTGCAATTGAATCCTGTTATTTTGCAGTATTATCATGTATTTGGCTCTGACAGTGTGATCCAAGCCTGCTAGCTTGATGCCCGGTGGCGGCTGTCACATACCTAATGACATCGGTGGAAGGGTCCTTTGCTCCCTGCTAGTTCAAATGTGCTAACCAGTGAAAGAGAAtgtaacattttctaaaaaaaagtctTGGGCTGTAGGGGGTTTGTGTGCTGCTTTGTGTTATATAATTTATGTGATCTTTATTACTAGCTTGTAAACTAAGTTGGCACGGGAAGGACTGTTTCTTACACCTACAGCATTTCACACAGTGCTCTGATAGCTCTAGATCTATTTTTTGACAACATGTACTGTCTTCAAAAAGGGTTTTGATGCCTTGCTTAAACGGGAATATAGAGACCTATGTTCTGTGTTTCTACCCTTTTGGATCCTATATGTttgaagaaaaatctttaaagacattttctctttcaattcCAGAGTGATCCTCTTGACCATTCATCCTAGGAACTATCATTAGCAGAAAACATTGTTACCTACCTGTATGTGGTATTACTTTTTTAGGGAGAAATAGAATTAGCAAGTTGAGAAACAGGAACATAGGAAGAAAGGGGTTTTGGTTTGGGAAAGGAGCTCCTAATGCTCCTTAATATCACACCTTAATCAATTACCAAAGGTCCTGTGTACAGAACAGtttatattttgatattgttgctagttttattctattccattaccATAAAGTATTAACACCTATGCACTCATAGGCCAGGTAATACAACTAAAAGTCACAAAGTCACATTTATgtgtgaatgtttttttttttttttttgtacacaaatgtttatttctcaatTAAACATTCCCTTTAAACACAAGGAATGAATTCTAAACTTTCATaaagatgaattaaaaatgaaatccctCCAGTATAGTCTGTGTAATCACTGTGTTCTTGGTCACTACTGGCGTTTACTGTTTAACATCAAAAACAAAGACgggttatttaaaaatcatgctaCTGGATTTCTAGCTCTTCCTCTATGACCAGTTCTATGCTGATCTGCAGTGTTTAAAAGTTTACATCACCAAATTGAAGCAAGTTTAAGTTGTGAAACAGCTGTgcattaaacacaaaataaacaaagttACAAGATATAGTCAAGTTCGTAACGAATATAGGTGTTCTTATCATCATTGTAGATTCTTGGGTAATGTGCTATAAGAGCATCCTGTGAACCAATGTAGATGGAGTTGTAAATTTTCCAATACACATCTCTGACTTTCCGAGCTGGATGAAACAAACCCTGTAAACAATACTGCAACATTCTACATGGTCCAATAGCAACTCTTAGGCCCTCCAAGGCTCCCATAACTGCCTGAATAACATGGGGCGATGTCTCGAACACATTGGGCCATACATAGTTCAACAAGTGATTCAGTGAATCTTCACAACCAAATCCATAAACCCCAAGTGACATATGTTGCACCACTGCACTAGCCGTCTGCCTGTGTACAAGGTCCCTATCCATTAAAGCATCTTCAAGTAATGGTGTTACAGCATAAATGTAGTCCTTTCCCATTTCACCAATATAttcaaacaagaaggaaagtgaTTTTAAAACTCCATTTTGGACATTCAGTTCAGGAACTCTGTATTCATTCATTAAGGCAGGTAGTACTGTGAAGGGTGAACATGTTTCCGCAACAATAGCTATTGCTACAGTGGTACAAACTCTGTTCTGCCTTTCCTGAACTTTGAGGTTGTTTAGAAGTGTAGCCAATACATCATGAGGGCCAATGGCCTTTGCAATATAACCAAATGTGTTGACTGTGGCTCTACGAATAGCTTTTTTGTGTGCTTTTAAGAGCTCTAAAAGCTCAAAGCAAATTCTCATCCATTCTCTTGCAGACACATATTCAGCTCCCCTGTCAGCAATACGTCCAACAAGATCAATACAATTCTCTTGTACTTTTTCATGCCTGTTCTTTAAGATGGGAGTGAGTCTGGGCAGGAGATCTTTAATTGGTGGGGTCATCTTATGCATACCTATTACATTTACAATGGCCTTCAGTGCTCCAAGAATGCTGCCCAATACTTCAGGGTACTCTTCTCCCAAATACTCATATAAAACAACACCCAAGTGTCCCATCAATTTTTCCTCTTGACACGTCTTCATGACAACGGCAGTTCGAGAGATCAAGTCAGCTGCCTGTTGCCTAACTTTGGCTGATTTGTTATTTAAACGCCACAAAACTGTACCACAGATCTGAGGCAAATAAGGTTTGACTCGCTTGCCAAGAGCATTGACCACTGTGCCAAAGCCATTCAACATCACTGAGTCCTCTGTAGTCTGTTCTTGGAAAGCATAAAGAATACCATCAATCAGTTGTTCTTCAAGTTTATGATCAATATCTGCAGCTCCCAAGTTGCCCATAATTTTCTCAATTGTCTCCATCACCATTTTTCTGTACTGCTCAGCTTCGTCTTTCAAGTCATCCACAATCCTGGATATAATTTCTGCTGCACCTACTTTGTTTGCCAACTCCACAGTAGTATCAACTAACTGTCGATAATTTCTTCTGTCCAAAGCCATTCTGTGTTGCCAGAAGTgtttaaaaaaaggaggaagaatctCTGTTTTAATGTAGTTTGCTTCTACACCATCTGTTCCACAACACTGCTTTACCACCTTTAGCacaattttcttcatttcttcatcagGTGACTGAAATTCTCGAATTAGGATTAACATCACTTCTCTAGTATAGTAGTTGGCATATTCTGCATCCATGAGAGGAATAAGATACCCAATAGCCTTTAAGAAAGCGGCCAGACCCTTTCCTCTGTGTTGGCGGATACCCTTCCATAACGGCTTTAACACAGAATCGAAAGACTCAATACCATAAGGAGTTGCTGCTTCAGCCAAGGCAGCGATGGCCAAAGCACTAATGGTCCGAACTTTCTGTTGCTCATCCACAAGACCATGTTCAATGATTTCAACTAAACTTCTGAGATGTGGCAAGATGGCACAGCCCATAAGAATAGCTATCTGCTGTACAATCTTAATACCAGTGTGTCTTGCTTGCCAAGACTTCTTGCTTTTGCATACAGCTTTTAAAAAGGGCAACAATGAAGGAATGCCCAGGGCAGAGGCTACAACAGCAAAAGCTCTAGCTGTTGTGTTACGGACATATTCATCCATGTTATCTATATCAGGTCTCATGGTAGAGATCATAGTAGCCAAACCAGCAGCCTTtgccaaattagaaatgatctCTCGGCCTTCCACTCTAGCATAGTAATCTTCATCAATCAACAATGGTTCAATGACCACAAGGATCTTGTGCACATAGGGTCGAACTAAGTCATCAAGTTTGTATAATATTCTGTCAATAACTTTCACAAGTAAATGACGTTCTTGATCCTCAAGTGTAGGTGACATCAGTAGAGGGAGAATCTGGTTAAACAAAGGACCAGCTCCAAATTCTCGAGCTTTATCAGTAATCTGGCGCAATGCAGCTTTTCTCATTGGAGGTGttccattcttaatttttaaaagcaacttcattatttttctctct contains:
- the LOC140843366 gene encoding splicing factor 3B subunit 1-like isoform X1; this translates as MAKIAKTHEDIEAQIREIQGKKAALDEAQGVGLDSTGYYDQEIYGGSDSRFAGYVTSIAATELEDDDDDYSSSTSLLGQKKPGYHAPVALLNDIPQSTEQYDPFAEHRPPKIADREDEYKKHRRTMIISPERLDPFADGGKTPDPKMNARTYMDVMREQHLTKEEREIRQQLAEKAKAGELKVVNGAAASQPPSKRKRRWDQTADQTPGATPKKLSSWDQAETPGHTPSLRWDETPGRAKGSETPGATPGSKIWDPTPSHTPAGAATPGRGDTPGHATPGHGGATSSARKNKWEETPKTERDTPGHGSGWAETPRTDRGGDSIGETPTPGASKRKSRWDETPASQMGGSTPVLTPGKTPIGTPAMNMATPTPGHIMSMTPEQLQAWRWEREIDERNRPLSDEELDAMFPEGYKVLPPPAGYVPIRTPARKLTATPTPLGGMTGFHMQTEDRTMKSVNDQPSGNLPFLKPDDIQYFDKLLVDVDESTLSPEEQKERKIMKLLLKIKNGTPPMRKAALRQITDKAREFGAGPLFNQILPLLMSPTLEDQERHLLVKVIDRILYKLDDLVRPYVHKILVVIEPLLIDEDYYARVEGREIISNLAKAAGLATMISTMRPDIDNMDEYVRNTTARAFAVVASALGIPSLLPFLKAVCKSKKSWQARHTGIKIVQQIAILMGCAILPHLRSLVEIIEHGLVDEQQKVRTISALAIAALAEAATPYGIESFDSVLKPLWKGIRQHRGKGLAAFLKAIGYLIPLMDAEYANYYTREVMLILIREFQSPDEEMKKIVLKVVKQCCGTDGVEANYIKTEILPPFFKHFWQHRMALDRRNYRQLVDTTVELANKVGAAEIISRIVDDLKDEAEQYRKMVMETIEKIMGNLGAADIDHKLEEQLIDGILYAFQEQTTEDSVMLNGFGTVVNALGKRVKPYLPQICGTVLWRLNNKSAKVRQQAADLISRTAVVMKTCQEEKLMGHLGVVLYEYLGEEYPEVLGSILGALKAIVNVIGMHKMTPPIKDLLPRLTPILKNRHEKVQENCIDLVGRIADRGAEYVSAREWMRICFELLELLKAHKKAIRRATVNTFGYIAKAIGPHDVLATLLNNLKVQERQNRVCTTVAIAIVAETCSPFTVLPALMNEYRVPELNVQNGVLKSLSFLFEYIGEMGKDYIYAVTPLLEDALMDRDLVHRQTASAVVQHMSLGVYGFGCEDSLNHLLNYVWPNVFETSPHVIQAVMGALEGLRVAIGPCRMLQYCLQGLFHPARKVRDVYWKIYNSIYIGSQDALIAHYPRIYNDDKNTYIRYELDYIL